The Hydra vulgaris chromosome 11, alternate assembly HydraT2T_AEP genome contains a region encoding:
- the LOC136087083 gene encoding uncharacterized protein LOC136087083, producing MTLKFQKTGKRVKQLELNEATSLSRTTSFNRTNVDTFFKNLDSEQKRYNFSADCIYNIDETGLTTVYKPVKVIAGKGVKQVGQVTSAERGTLVTMVGAPTGTKNDANPSGWINTEIFLKWFDHFVEYGHPSKDHPLLLIMDNHKTHILIELMDKAKESNVVLLTLPPHCSHKLQPLDRSVFGPLKKFYNSACDSWLKTHPNTPMTIYDIFENLGIAYTRAFTSQNI from the exons atgacattaaaattcCAGAAAACTGGAAAAAGAGTGAAACAGCTTGAACTGAatg AAGCTACCAGCCTCAGTCGAACAACTAGTTTCAATCGTACAAATGTAGATACTTTCTTCAAAAACCTTGACAGTGAGCAGAAGCGCTACAACTTTTCTGCTGATTGCATTTACAATATTGATGAAACAGGTCTGACAACTGTTTATAAGCCAGTGAAAGTGATTGCTGGTAAAGGAGTAAAGCAAGTAGGACAGGTAACTTCTGCTGAAAGAGGAACCCTAGTTACAATGGTGG GTGCACCAACAGGTACAAAAAATGATGCTAATCCTAGTGGATGGATaaatacagaaatttttttgaaatggtttGATCATTTTGTGGAGTATGGACATCCTAGCAAGGATCAtccattacttttaataatggaCAACCACAAAACTCATATATTAATTGAACTGATGGATAAAGCTAAGGAAAGCAATGTTGTGCTCTTGACATTGCCACCCCATTGCAGCCACAAACTCCAACCACTTGACAGATCAGTATTTGggccattaaaaaaattttacaattcaGCATGTGATTCATGGTTAAAGACACATCCAAATACTCCTATGACGATatatgacatttttgaaaatttaggaATAGCCTATACAAGAGCCTTTACATcccaaaacatttaa